The genomic segment GGTGCCCATTGGCCGGGGTCGGCGCATGGCCACACACGCGCTGGCGGCAGTGCTCGGTGCGGCCGCGGCGGCGGCGCTCTTGCTCTGGCGCCAAGGGCAAGTGCCGACGACCACGCTGCCCGCGGGGGAGTCCGCCACGGCGAAGCCGGACGCCGCACCGCCACCCGAGCCGGAGGTCACCGTGGCGCTGTCGGAGAGCTGCCCCACGGCGTGCTGCGCCGGCGCGCGCTGCGCGCTGGCCAAGCCGGAACTTTCCCAGTGCAGCTCTGGGCGGAGCTGCGTCGCGTGTGCCGCTCAGGAGCTGCAGAAGACGCGCTATCGCGTGCGCCTCAGCGGGCTCGCCCTCAGTGGGGAAGGCCAAGCCCTGCGCGATGGACTCCACGTTTCCAAGCTGGAGCTGTGCGTCCGTGCGGGGAGCTCCGCGCTCACCTGCGCCCCCGCTCACGCCGCGGCAGATGGCGAGCAGCAGTGGACCGTGTTGCCCCTGGTGATCTCTGCGCAGGACGCCGTCGCGGGCTTCGAGCTCCAGGTGCGCCCCGCCGGCGTGGAGAAGCCGCTCGCCCGCTGGCAGAGCCCGGTGCTGATCAACGCCACGCTGCTCTGCAACGGCCTCTCGCCGCGCCCCAAGACCGACAAGGGCGACGTCTTCGGCTCCGTGAGCGTGTTCCTGGACGACACCCACTACGTGGAGGTCGCCCGCGCCGCGGGGGTGGAGTCGCTCTTGAAGGACGCCGAGCGCATCCACCTCACGGGTGCCGTGCTGGACGTGTACGAGACGGAAAAGCCCGGCGCCGAGCACTTCGCCCTGGTGGTAGGGCCCATGGCCGAGACCCAGGCGGAGAAGCTCCGCTGGTCGCTGCTCGACGCCGGGGTCGAGGCGCGGGTGGTCCTGGGCGGGGATCACGTCGGGGCACCGCGACCGGTCTCGCGTCCCTGAGGCCGGGATATTCGTCGGCCCGGGTCGTCCGGAATGGGTTGCAGGTGCTCGACGGCCCGCTTCACACCGCCTTGGCGCGGAGGGTGGCAAACGCGACGCCACCCTGGGTGCGCACCTGATCGGCGCAGGCTGGCGGTACGCTGAGCTGGCCGAGAACTGCGGTGGTTCAGTGAACGCGCTTCGGGTCCAGGCGATGCGCCTGCGTCGCGACCTTCGCGAGCGCTACGCGTGCCTTGCCGAGGTCCTCCAGGGAGCCGCCGCGTAGGTAACACTACGGCGTAGAGCCGAATGCGGCTCCCATGCGTGACCTTGCTCTGGTTCGTTCGCGCGGGATTCCACGCGCCCACGCGCTTGTCCGATGGGCCTATGGCCACGCCTGCCTCACGACAAGCGGCACGCCGAGTGCGGCCACAAGGTGGGGCCGCGGGTCATCTCCTTCTCGCTTTGGTGGCGGGGCGAGCGCACACAAGCCTACCGCAAGAGTTCGCGGCGGCGCTGGTGGAAGATCTTGAAGCGGAGGTCCGCTGCAGGGATGGAAACCGAGGACGCTTCCGTCATGGCGAGCGGATCAAGGCGACCAGTGGCTTAGAGTCGCGCAAGGCTGGTTGCTGGCATCAGCATCGCTGCAGCGAACCCATTCGCTGCCACTCGGTGTCGAGGTACGGCTTGTGCCCATCAACGACGCCACGATCCAACCCCGTTGAATCGACGTGCGCCAGGCGTCGGTCGACCAGTTCCTCCGGATGGATGTTGGCATGTCCAATCTCGTGGCCGAGAGTGAAGAGTGCACGCCCCGCGCCGGCGCAAAGCTCGTAGTAGGTGTCCTCGCTGAGGGCTCCCACGATGGCTCCATCGTCGTCCGCGTACCGCGCTTGCGCCTCGAGCCCGAGGGGCAAGTCGACGCCGTACTGCAGCGGCACGGTCCTGCCCTGGACCGTTACTTCGTAGTCGTCTAGACGCTCGAAAAGCTCCGGCCAGGTAGGTGGTCCAGTAACCAGGGCTAGAGCGTGGTCACTGATGCGATTCTGACCTTTCAGGAAATCTCCTCGGCGCTCTATGAGGACTCGAAGGCGGGTGCTTTCGCGATCACGCCGACGCAGAACGGCCCTGAGTTCGAGATCATGATCCACGGCTCGAAGAGCAAGGGAGTGACCAACATGCAAATCTTCTGCTTCGACATGATGCTGTTGAGCCTAACGCACGGTCGAAGCCCGGGTTTCGTGATCCACGATAGCCATATCTCCGATGGTGTCGATGAACGTCAAATCGGGAAGCCTTGGCGATCGGTGCGGAGCTGGCCCCCGAACACTCATGCCATCCGCGCGGACGTCGATGCAGTACTCACATCTACGAGCGCGCGATCCCCGTTCGGCTGACCGATGCGACGGAGGATGGTGGCCTCTTTGGCTTCCGTTCGACTAGGCGAACAGGTTCCGAGCCCGGTCGTAGGACGTAACCGCGTTCAAGCCGAGTCCCTCTCCGGCCACAGTCCTTAACAGGCGGATCTCTTCTCGATACGGTGCTTCCTCCGCCCTGCCCTGGATGATCGAGCCCAATCGGCGGGTACACATTCCGGCAACCAGGTCTGCGACCTGGATTCCTGCTGCCTCATGCGAGGTGGCGAACGAGAGCGAGACCTTTCCGGTGCCGAAATCCCAATTCACAAGAGCCTGGGCGACTGACGTACTCAACAGATTCGCGTTCGCGTTCGACTCCAGCAGTGTGGCGTACCGTTCAAGGATTGGGCGAACATGGGGTTGATCGTCGTGGACCACGCTTGCCGCAGGCCAGGAGGTCGCCGCTCTGTTGACCCGGGCGTACAGGTTTGTGAAGGCGTTCACGTGAGGGAGCATGGCGTAGCGAGTCCTGCCCCTGCTGTCCGGTTCTGGAAGAAGTTGGTCGGGGGGGACCGGCTCCAACTGGCGAGCCCTTGTCGCCACGTCTAGCACTTCGAGAAGCGTCCCCAGCTCTTCGCGAGGCCCCGGCGGCGCCCACCGTCGGGCTGTGAGGACGCCATCGCGGAGGCTGGCCTCGAAGTCGCTGACGGTCTGCTGGTTCGGGTTCTGAGCGAACACGAGGTAGGGCTGAACGTAGCTCGATGGCACCTGATGCGTCAGAAGTTCGGCGAGCATGTTGGCGAGGTCGAGCGAATCCTGCGAAGTCTGGTCGAACCAAGGCCCTCCGAGGAAGTAGCTCACGATGCTGGTGGCCAGGTAGTACGCCTTGTCCATCAGCTCGATGAAGATTGGCGTCGATGCCTCGATGAGACCGCGGACGAGTTCGACTCCGAGACCAGGATGGCGAGCCAGCGTGCTCGACTTGAACTCGGGAGCCTGGATCCGGTGGCGTCGGCGAAGGTCGTCCAGGAGCCGATCGAGGAGACCGGAGCCGAGCGGTTCGCCGATGCCTACGAGTGCGAACGCGGGCTGCCCACCGAACGCCTCGACGATCTTGGCGGCATCCCCAGTGTTGCCGCTCTCATCGACGAATACGGTGAAAGGTGACTCGGGCGATATGGGAACCGAAGCGTTCGGCATCCATCTATCCTGGCCGCGTCTGACCTCGACGCTTCGCAGTGTCGAAGTAGCCGGTCCGCTTCGTCCCGTCGAGCACGGCCCAGGCGCCATCGGAGAAGTGCTCGACCCAGACTATCGACCTCAAGGTGTCGTCGGGGTGGGAATCCGCGTCGGCCGTATTCACCCGGGAGAAGGTGACGTTGGCAGCGGCTGCGGCCTCGGCAAGCGACCGGCAAAACCGAGGTGGGTTGTAGGGCTTGCCGTCGAAGCTGTGCCGTACAGCGAAGTGAAGACCATCGCGTGCTGCCTCTTGTTGCCGTCGAAGCAGGTCACGCTTGGACATCTCAGCCTTGGTCGGGGGCATGCAACAAGTGTAGATCATTGTGCCGGTGGGCCCCGAGGGCGGCGCGTCGGTACCGCTTGCTTGACGTTGGTGGTGCCCGAGGGATAGGGCCTCGGAATGGCCAGCGACGAGCGTCCCGAGGAAGCCAGGGTCCGGCGGATCCTTGAAGGAGATGGGTTCAACGTCGAGCGAATCCCGGAGGACCAGCAGGCCAAGCGAGCCGACTACCTGGCCCGCCGCGGCTCCGAGACCTACTTGGTCGAAGTGAAGCGGATCGACGAGGCAGCGTGGACGTTTGACGCCGAGAACCTCGCGATGCGCGACATCCCTCTTAGCTACCGAAACGGTATCTCGAAGGTGGTACGTGATGCGGTTGCGCAGCTCATGTCCACGCCTGTTGCCGTCTCAGACCCGCTCAGGGTCGCATGGTTTGTTGCGACGGGCATCGAGGCAGAAGCCTACGTCGAACAAGTGCGGGCCACGCTGTACGGGGCGGTCGATCTCATCTGGACGATGGGTGCAGACGGAGCCAAGTGCAAGCGGTGCTACTTCTTCACCTGGTCCGAGTTCATGGGGCTGCCGAACCTGGACGCCGCTGTCGTGGGGACCGCCTCGCAGGGGCAACTCTGCATCAACAGTCACGGGCGGCAGACGGATCGCGTTTGTGCTTGTGCTCTCCGCCAGCTCTTCGGTGAAGCGGCATTGGACCCGCTGGCGGAGGAGGCTGCGGGGGCCGCATTCATTGCCGACGCTGCCTCCGACGTTCGTGACGAGGCCGCGATGCTCGAATCCGTAAAGGCGAAGTACGGACTCTCGTTCCTCCTTCCGTTCAAGCCAACGCAGCACACCGGGGTGGCCTGGCTGCCCGGTGGGCGGACCTGAACGCCCCGCTATCACCCCTGCGGGCGTCCATGGATGTTCAGCTCGGTGGCTGCCGGGATGTTGCGGCACGCCCATGGTGCAGGACATCCAGTTCATCACCATTGCGGGCGAGTCAGGATGTCCAGACCCGAAATCGTGGCTTGCGCTGCCTTGGTGCGCACTGGGCTGACACTGGGTAGGCTCTCCGCGTCGGAGGGCCATGCCGTGAAAGTTCTTCAAACCATCGGGCGCCATAGCGCGTCGGGCCAGGAAGGCATCTTCCAGTACAAGCGAACCGTCAAGGGCGTGTTCATAGACTCCAGCGTCGGGCGGGCGGCGCTTACTCCAGACAAGGTGACAATCACGCATGACGAGTGGACCTCGATTCTAAAGGCGATCGAGGCGCTGCCTCAGCAGACGTTTCGCCTGACTCGTTCCGGCACCGGCGACAAGCCAACGCAGAGCATGTACGACACGATCAGTAGTGCCGTTCCGAGCCCAGCCCATGGGTAGCACTGGAATGACTCGTGGCTCGCGTACATCGCGGCGATTCTCGAGCACGAAGGCTCGATCGACCACTATGGCGGGCCACTGGGTCACGGCGACGGCGCTCCTATCATCTTTGCGCGGGACGTGACCTAGCTCATCGTCGAGTCCCCGGGCGCATCTGGATTGGCGGCCCGTTCACGGTGGATGAGCTGCCCGTGCGGGATCGACGGGACCGATGAGCACCTACCCGACACCAGCGGCAACGACACGCTCCGGGCGCTGATGTTGGCGGCCCGGCTGCTCTCACTGCGCCTGTCGGACTTCAAGGACAAGGGCGCGCGGGTCGTCTATCCAGGGACCAACGACGAGGTCGATCTGGAGGCGGTACTTCACCAAGTGGGTGGGATAGCCTACCGGCGGGGAGGAGCTGATGTCCTTCAAGATCGTCACCTGGAACATGGGATGCGGGCCGCCACACTCTGGCTACCCGAAGGACCACGATTGAGCGTGGGCGTATCTTCTGGACGACCTCCGCCCGGACATCGCCCTGGTTCAAAAAGACCCTGATCTCCAAGCTCGATGCCTTGCAAGGCCGCTACGTCGTCAAGGTCTGCAATCCGGTGGAGGGCGCAGACGCTGGAACTGCCGTGGTCGTCCGGAATGGGTTGTCGGTGATCGACGGCCCGCTCATCACCGTGAGCAACGTAGCCTACGTTGCCACGGCTACGGTGCCCACGTCCGACGGGGCGTTCGACCTTTGCAGTGTGCGCGTCTACCCCGGGAAGAAACAGTTCGCCGGCCTTCATCAGCTCGTGGAGGTCGCCGCAACGCTGTTCAACAACCCAACGGTGATCGCTGGGGACTTCAACGCCGCCAGGAAGTTTGGGAAGCGGTACGCCAAGTTTCTTCGAGGACATGCACGAGAACGGCTTCCTCGACGCCTACTACCGCCAGCACGCTCGGGAGGGTTGGAGCTTCTGGGGCAAGCAGGCCAAGGAGCAGTACCAGGACGACCACTTCCAGCAAGACGTGGGTAGCGAAGGTCGTGAACTGCGAGATCATCAACGAGCCGAAGATCGTCCACGAGGTCAGCGACCACGGCCCGGTGGTGCTGGAGCTGGACGTTGGTCCGTAGAGGCTTGCCCGCCACGATGGCTCCCTACCCATCGACGCCCAGGCCGAGCAAACACGTGCTCTGGCGGGTCGAGGGCGGCCTGGTCGGATCGATGACGAACATGATGGCCTTCTCGCCACCTACTTTCGGCGTAACGTCGATCAATTCGTCGTCGGAACTGCGCCAGACGGTGTGAAATTCTGCCTCGACCCACACGCCCGGGAACAACCAGAGGCACCAACCGTAGACGGCCTCCCCACCGTCCGCGCCCGAAGCAGTCGCCGACAACGCCACCGCCGGTAGGGCGCACTTCTACCTGAACAGGAGGATCTTGGCAGTCCAGCTTGTGGACGAGCGAGTTGACGTATCTATCGATGGTCGGCGGAACGATGGTGTCGCCCATGGTGGGCATGCTACCGCCGGCTCGGCGGACAAATAGAGCCTCCAACGGCGCCATTCAGCGCCTGCCGAGCACCCAGGGGGGCTTCGCACGTGTGCCAAGCTCGTGAGATGGCGTCGTCCGAAGTCTCCTATGAGCGGCTCTTCCAAGACGAGTACAGGTGGCTCTGCGACGTGCTCGACCTGGCACCCGTGGACCTGGTGTTAATCCCTGATGACGACCTGGAGGTTGACCCTAGGTACGGGGGAACACCCCGTAGAATCGAGACCCGATACTCCCAACATGACGCCAGCGTCGTCCGGAGTACTGCGACCTCGGAGAGCGGTGAGCCGCCTACGTGGAGCACCACCGAAGCGGAAGGCTACCTATTCTGGGAAGAGTGGCGCACAACATTGTGGCACGAGGTTTCGCACCAAGTACAAGACGAGTGCGGGTTCGGCTGGGACGCCACTGTGGAGAATGGGCACGGCTCGACTTGGTCCGCCGCGCTGGATTGGATGGCTCGGCGGCTTGGATGTCCATCTGGCGAGACACTCAAGCGCCTCCTCGCGTAGACCGAGTCATCTCGGACGCCCCTTGGTGCACCTGGGTGCAGTGGGACCCGCCCTAGCGAGTCGAGAAACCGGACGCACTAGGAGGCACGGCACGTATCGCAGCCCTGGCAACTTGGCAGGATCCGCGTCCGCTGCCCTTCTTTGATCTTCCACGTACAGGGTGACAGATGCACAAGGTCGAGAGTCCTCTTGGCCTCGCAGTGCTCGATGAACTGCACCAGCGACGCATGCCGGTGGAACCACTCGCTCTGCTCAACGCGGGCGATTCTAAAAAAGTAGTGAAGCCATTGCTCTTCGCGCTCTGTTCCGACGGCGTGAAAGCGCATCTTGAGCTTCCGAGGGTTGCCAGTTTGCAGGGTGCTCAGGCGATAGCTTTCTCGGAACTGCGTGCAGTGACCGATCTTGATGTGCAAAACCTCGTCGTCGGGCCCGAGTTCTTCCACGAAGTAGACGCTTGTGCCTGACATGGGTGCCGTCACCTACGTTACAGCGATCCCTGGCCTCTTTGGCCCTCCAATTGTCGGCGAATCGTCAGCACTCGCCGCAAGGAGCCGCTTGTGGGACAGCCCCCTTGGAGCCATGGCCGCTGCGCAGAACTAAGCCGACGGGGACGGGGCCTCAGACTCGACGAACCTTCGACCTGTCGTGGAACTGTCGCGGCAACGGACTTTCGGTCCGGTGCCTGCGGGCTGGTGCGGAAGTCAAACCGGGAAACTGAAAGAGGTTCCGCAATTGGCCGCATCATCCCGCAGCGTTGTCGCGGTGCGGGGACTTCGAATCCCGAGGTCGCAGGGTTCGCATCCCGCCCGGGCGCGCCGAGCGCGTGGACCTTTGAACGAGGTACAACAACGCCGCCACCGTGACGGCCCGCGGTCCTCGTTCTCGCTTGGCCAGCTCAAGTAGCCCTCACACCGCCTTGGCGCGCAGGGTGGCGAACGCGACGCGACCCTGGGTTCCGGGCGTCGCGACGGCGGCGATACCCTCCTCGGCGCTGGCGAACCCGTTGTGCCAGACTTGGGGAGCCTGATGTCGCAGCTGCTGACCGCCAAGCTGAGTGACGCGGAGTTCTTCCCTCTCGTCTTGGCGGCGATCGTGGTCGCGGCCTGTAGCGCTGCGAAGAGCGACGTGCGACGTCCCGCACAACCGCTCCGCGATCACGGCGAAGGCCGTACGAGTGCCAGTTGCTCCAGTGCGGAGGACTCGGTCTTCTTCCAGGGTCGGCAGCGCTGTGGCTGCTGGCATGGCAAACGACGGTGTCGCACCGACGACACTCCGAAGTGCTTTCGCAGTGGTCTTTGGTACTCGAAGTATTGGCACATTGACCTGACACAAGGCGGGAAGACGGTTCGTTGCACGTGTGGGGGCGTCCGTTGGGACTGCGAGGACATCAGCGATGCATGGCTTCGTCCGCCCCACGTGCTCTTCCAGCCCGAAAGCGTCGAGCTCTCGGCGCG from the Polyangiaceae bacterium genome contains:
- a CDS encoding DUF2326 domain-containing protein, translated to MVTDAILTFQEISSALYEDSKAGAFAITPTQNGPEFEIMIHGSKSKGVTNMQIFCFDMMLLSLTHGRSPGFVIHDSHISDGVDERQIGKPWRSVRSWPPNTHAIRADVDAVLTSTSARSPFG
- a CDS encoding DUF3800 domain-containing protein; the encoded protein is MPNASVPISPESPFTVFVDESGNTGDAAKIVEAFGGQPAFALVGIGEPLGSGLLDRLLDDLRRRHRIQAPEFKSSTLARHPGLGVELVRGLIEASTPIFIELMDKAYYLATSIVSYFLGGPWFDQTSQDSLDLANMLAELLTHQVPSSYVQPYLVFAQNPNQQTVSDFEASLRDGVLTARRWAPPGPREELGTLLEVLDVATRARQLEPVPPDQLLPEPDSRGRTRYAMLPHVNAFTNLYARVNRAATSWPAASVVHDDQPHVRPILERYATLLESNANANLLSTSVAQALVNWDFGTGKVSLSFATSHEAAGIQVADLVAGMCTRRLGSIIQGRAEEAPYREEIRLLRTVAGEGLGLNAVTSYDRARNLFA
- a CDS encoding OmpA family protein, which produces MSQLLTAKLSDAEFFPLVLAAIVVAACSAAKSDVRRPAQPLRDHGEGRTSASCSSAEDSVFFQGRQRCGCWHGKRRCRTDDTPKCFRSGLWYSKYWHIDLTQGGKTVRCTCGGVRWDCEDISDAWLRPPHVLFQPESVELSARQREELTVWVRELSADAESAVFVIGIANAEERGDASALARRRADVVREALVRLGVAPSRLTLGPVESGKAGLVILRPRLDPPE